The following are encoded together in the Equus quagga isolate Etosha38 chromosome 1, UCLA_HA_Equagga_1.0, whole genome shotgun sequence genome:
- the TAPBPL gene encoding tapasin-related protein isoform X1, whose product MGAEGGCLLLCLALLAAAEPAERQWRAVDVVLDCFLAEEGGRQHGAFASSGNMVKALLVLRQVPVLDDGSLEGFTDFQGGTVAKDDPLVTFEASVNLVQIPQAEALLHADCNGKDVTCEISRYFLQARQEATVEMAAWFITNVQVSGGGPSVSMVMKTLGDTENGALRHHRWNLPLGPQGTVQTAVEFQVTTQTPSLNFLLGSSASLHCGFSLAPGLDLTSVEWRLQHKGSGQLVYSWTPEQGQAKRKGATLEPEQQLMAGDASLTLPSLTLQDEGAYICQITTTLYRAQQIIQLHVQASPKVRLSLANEALPPTLTCTAAGYYPLDVTVTWTREEPGRTPVPVSGASFSSLRQSAAGTYTISSSLIAEPGSAGATYTCQVTHISLEEPLEASTWVAPPERRMAFGILVASSLFLLALLFLGLQRRQATSPRPEALRVDTLLPHSKKEE is encoded by the exons ATGGGCGCCGAGGGCGGGTGCCTGCTGCTCTGCCTGGCCCTCTTGGCGGCGGCCGAGCCCG CAGAAAGGCAGTGGCGGGCAGTGGACGTGGTCTTAGACTGCTTCTTGGCGGAGGAAGGTGGGCGGCAGCATGGAGCTTTTGCCAGCAGTGGGAACATGGTGAAGGCCTTGCTCGTGCTGAGGCAGGTGCCAGTGCTGGATGATGGCTCCCTGGAAGGCTTCACTGATTTCCAAGGGGGCACAGTGGCCAAAGACGACCCACTTGTTACCTTCGAGGCCTCAG TGAACCTGGTGCAGATCCCCCAGGCTGAGGCCTTGCTCCACGCCGACTGCAACGGGAAGGACGTGACCTGTGAGATCTCCCGCTATTTTCTCCAGGCCAGACAAGAGGCCACTGTTGAGATGGCAGCTTGGTTCATCACCAATGTGCAGGTGTCTGGAGGGGGACCTAGTGTCTCCATGGTGATGAAGACTCTTGGGGATACTGAGAATGGGGCTCTCCGGCACCACAGATGGAACTTACCCCTGGGCCCCCAGGGGACCGTGCAGACTGCAG TGGAGTTCCAGGTGACAACACAGACCCCGTCCCTGAATTTCCTGCTGGGGTCCTCAGCCTCCCTGCACTGTGGCTTCTCCTTGGCCCCAGGCTTGGATCTCACCAGCGTGGAGTGGCGCCTGCAGCATAAGGGCAGTGGCCAGCTGGTATACAGCTGGACCCCGGAGCAGGGGCAGGCCAAGAGGAAGGGCGCTACCCTGGAGCCTGAGCAGCAACTCATGGCTGGGGACGCCTCCCTCACCCTACCCAGCCTCACTCTGCAGGACGAGGGGGCCTACATTTGCCAGATCACCACCACTCTGTACCGAGCTCAACAAATCATCCAGCTCCACGTCCAAG cttCCCCCAAAGTACGACTAAGCTTGGCAAACGAGGCTCTGCCACCCACCCTCACCTGCACCGCTGCTGGCTATTACCCTCTGGATGTGACTGTGACATGGACCCGAGAGGAGCCGGGGAGAACCCCGGTCCCAGTCTCTGGtgcctccttctccagcctccGACAAAGCGCAGCGGGCACCTAtaccatctcctcctccctgaTAGCAGAACCTGGCTCTGCAGGCGCCACCTACACCTGCCAGGTCACCCACATCTCTCTGGAAGAGCCCCTTGAGGCCAGCACCTGGGTTGCCCCACCAG AGCGGAGGATGGCCTTTGGAATCCTTGTGGCCAGCAGCCTCTTCCTTCTTGCACTGTTGTTCTTGGGGCTTCAGAGACGGCAAG CTACCTCACCAAGGCCTGAGGCCCTCAGGGTAGACACTCTCCTGCCTCACAGTAAAAAGGAAGAGTAG
- the TAPBPL gene encoding tapasin-related protein isoform X4, giving the protein MGAEGGCLLLCLALLAAAEPVNLVQIPQAEALLHADCNGKDVTCEISRYFLQARQEATVEMAAWFITNVQVSGGGPSVSMVMKTLGDTENGALRHHRWNLPLGPQGTVQTAVEFQVTTQTPSLNFLLGSSASLHCGFSLAPGLDLTSVEWRLQHKGSGQLVYSWTPEQGQAKRKGATLEPEQQLMAGDASLTLPSLTLQDEGAYICQITTTLYRAQQIIQLHVQASPKVRLSLANEALPPTLTCTAAGYYPLDVTVTWTREEPGRTPVPVSGASFSSLRQSAAGTYTISSSLIAEPGSAGATYTCQVTHISLEEPLEASTWVAPPERRMAFGILVASSLFLLALLFLGLQRRQATSPRPEALRVDTLLPHSKKEE; this is encoded by the exons ATGGGCGCCGAGGGCGGGTGCCTGCTGCTCTGCCTGGCCCTCTTGGCGGCGGCCGAGCCCG TGAACCTGGTGCAGATCCCCCAGGCTGAGGCCTTGCTCCACGCCGACTGCAACGGGAAGGACGTGACCTGTGAGATCTCCCGCTATTTTCTCCAGGCCAGACAAGAGGCCACTGTTGAGATGGCAGCTTGGTTCATCACCAATGTGCAGGTGTCTGGAGGGGGACCTAGTGTCTCCATGGTGATGAAGACTCTTGGGGATACTGAGAATGGGGCTCTCCGGCACCACAGATGGAACTTACCCCTGGGCCCCCAGGGGACCGTGCAGACTGCAG TGGAGTTCCAGGTGACAACACAGACCCCGTCCCTGAATTTCCTGCTGGGGTCCTCAGCCTCCCTGCACTGTGGCTTCTCCTTGGCCCCAGGCTTGGATCTCACCAGCGTGGAGTGGCGCCTGCAGCATAAGGGCAGTGGCCAGCTGGTATACAGCTGGACCCCGGAGCAGGGGCAGGCCAAGAGGAAGGGCGCTACCCTGGAGCCTGAGCAGCAACTCATGGCTGGGGACGCCTCCCTCACCCTACCCAGCCTCACTCTGCAGGACGAGGGGGCCTACATTTGCCAGATCACCACCACTCTGTACCGAGCTCAACAAATCATCCAGCTCCACGTCCAAG cttCCCCCAAAGTACGACTAAGCTTGGCAAACGAGGCTCTGCCACCCACCCTCACCTGCACCGCTGCTGGCTATTACCCTCTGGATGTGACTGTGACATGGACCCGAGAGGAGCCGGGGAGAACCCCGGTCCCAGTCTCTGGtgcctccttctccagcctccGACAAAGCGCAGCGGGCACCTAtaccatctcctcctccctgaTAGCAGAACCTGGCTCTGCAGGCGCCACCTACACCTGCCAGGTCACCCACATCTCTCTGGAAGAGCCCCTTGAGGCCAGCACCTGGGTTGCCCCACCAG AGCGGAGGATGGCCTTTGGAATCCTTGTGGCCAGCAGCCTCTTCCTTCTTGCACTGTTGTTCTTGGGGCTTCAGAGACGGCAAG CTACCTCACCAAGGCCTGAGGCCCTCAGGGTAGACACTCTCCTGCCTCACAGTAAAAAGGAAGAGTAG
- the TAPBPL gene encoding tapasin-related protein isoform X2, producing MGAEGGCLLLCLALLAAAEPERQWRAVDVVLDCFLAEEGGRQHGAFASSGNMVKALLVLRQVPVLDDGSLEGFTDFQGGTVAKDDPLVTFEASVNLVQIPQAEALLHADCNGKDVTCEISRYFLQARQEATVEMAAWFITNVQVSGGGPSVSMVMKTLGDTENGALRHHRWNLPLGPQGTVQTAVEFQVTTQTPSLNFLLGSSASLHCGFSLAPGLDLTSVEWRLQHKGSGQLVYSWTPEQGQAKRKGATLEPEQQLMAGDASLTLPSLTLQDEGAYICQITTTLYRAQQIIQLHVQASPKVRLSLANEALPPTLTCTAAGYYPLDVTVTWTREEPGRTPVPVSGASFSSLRQSAAGTYTISSSLIAEPGSAGATYTCQVTHISLEEPLEASTWVAPPERRMAFGILVASSLFLLALLFLGLQRRQATSPRPEALRVDTLLPHSKKEE from the exons ATGGGCGCCGAGGGCGGGTGCCTGCTGCTCTGCCTGGCCCTCTTGGCGGCGGCCGAGCCCG AAAGGCAGTGGCGGGCAGTGGACGTGGTCTTAGACTGCTTCTTGGCGGAGGAAGGTGGGCGGCAGCATGGAGCTTTTGCCAGCAGTGGGAACATGGTGAAGGCCTTGCTCGTGCTGAGGCAGGTGCCAGTGCTGGATGATGGCTCCCTGGAAGGCTTCACTGATTTCCAAGGGGGCACAGTGGCCAAAGACGACCCACTTGTTACCTTCGAGGCCTCAG TGAACCTGGTGCAGATCCCCCAGGCTGAGGCCTTGCTCCACGCCGACTGCAACGGGAAGGACGTGACCTGTGAGATCTCCCGCTATTTTCTCCAGGCCAGACAAGAGGCCACTGTTGAGATGGCAGCTTGGTTCATCACCAATGTGCAGGTGTCTGGAGGGGGACCTAGTGTCTCCATGGTGATGAAGACTCTTGGGGATACTGAGAATGGGGCTCTCCGGCACCACAGATGGAACTTACCCCTGGGCCCCCAGGGGACCGTGCAGACTGCAG TGGAGTTCCAGGTGACAACACAGACCCCGTCCCTGAATTTCCTGCTGGGGTCCTCAGCCTCCCTGCACTGTGGCTTCTCCTTGGCCCCAGGCTTGGATCTCACCAGCGTGGAGTGGCGCCTGCAGCATAAGGGCAGTGGCCAGCTGGTATACAGCTGGACCCCGGAGCAGGGGCAGGCCAAGAGGAAGGGCGCTACCCTGGAGCCTGAGCAGCAACTCATGGCTGGGGACGCCTCCCTCACCCTACCCAGCCTCACTCTGCAGGACGAGGGGGCCTACATTTGCCAGATCACCACCACTCTGTACCGAGCTCAACAAATCATCCAGCTCCACGTCCAAG cttCCCCCAAAGTACGACTAAGCTTGGCAAACGAGGCTCTGCCACCCACCCTCACCTGCACCGCTGCTGGCTATTACCCTCTGGATGTGACTGTGACATGGACCCGAGAGGAGCCGGGGAGAACCCCGGTCCCAGTCTCTGGtgcctccttctccagcctccGACAAAGCGCAGCGGGCACCTAtaccatctcctcctccctgaTAGCAGAACCTGGCTCTGCAGGCGCCACCTACACCTGCCAGGTCACCCACATCTCTCTGGAAGAGCCCCTTGAGGCCAGCACCTGGGTTGCCCCACCAG AGCGGAGGATGGCCTTTGGAATCCTTGTGGCCAGCAGCCTCTTCCTTCTTGCACTGTTGTTCTTGGGGCTTCAGAGACGGCAAG CTACCTCACCAAGGCCTGAGGCCCTCAGGGTAGACACTCTCCTGCCTCACAGTAAAAAGGAAGAGTAG
- the TAPBPL gene encoding tapasin-related protein isoform X3, with translation MGAEGGCLLLCLALLAAAEPAERQWRAVDVVLDCFLAEEGGRQHGAFASSGNMVKALLVLRQVPVLDDGSLEGFTDFQGGTVAKDDPLVTFEASVNLVQIPQAEALLHADCNGKDVTCEISRYFLQARQEATVEMAAWFITNVQVSGGGPSVSMVMKTLGDTENGALRHHRWNLPLGPQGTVQTAVEFQVTTQTPSLNFLLGSSASLHCGFSLAPGLDLTSVEWRLQHKGSGQLVYSWTPEQGQAKRKGATLEPEQQLMAGDASLTLPSLTLQDEGAYICQITTTLYRAQQIIQLHVQASPKVRLSLANEALPPTLTCTAAGYYPLDVTVTWTREEPGRTPVPVSGASFSSLRQSAAGTYTISSSLIAEPGSAGATYTCQVTHISLEEPLEASTWVAPPERRMAFGILVASSLFLLALLFLGLQRRQAPRRVWLLEV, from the exons ATGGGCGCCGAGGGCGGGTGCCTGCTGCTCTGCCTGGCCCTCTTGGCGGCGGCCGAGCCCG CAGAAAGGCAGTGGCGGGCAGTGGACGTGGTCTTAGACTGCTTCTTGGCGGAGGAAGGTGGGCGGCAGCATGGAGCTTTTGCCAGCAGTGGGAACATGGTGAAGGCCTTGCTCGTGCTGAGGCAGGTGCCAGTGCTGGATGATGGCTCCCTGGAAGGCTTCACTGATTTCCAAGGGGGCACAGTGGCCAAAGACGACCCACTTGTTACCTTCGAGGCCTCAG TGAACCTGGTGCAGATCCCCCAGGCTGAGGCCTTGCTCCACGCCGACTGCAACGGGAAGGACGTGACCTGTGAGATCTCCCGCTATTTTCTCCAGGCCAGACAAGAGGCCACTGTTGAGATGGCAGCTTGGTTCATCACCAATGTGCAGGTGTCTGGAGGGGGACCTAGTGTCTCCATGGTGATGAAGACTCTTGGGGATACTGAGAATGGGGCTCTCCGGCACCACAGATGGAACTTACCCCTGGGCCCCCAGGGGACCGTGCAGACTGCAG TGGAGTTCCAGGTGACAACACAGACCCCGTCCCTGAATTTCCTGCTGGGGTCCTCAGCCTCCCTGCACTGTGGCTTCTCCTTGGCCCCAGGCTTGGATCTCACCAGCGTGGAGTGGCGCCTGCAGCATAAGGGCAGTGGCCAGCTGGTATACAGCTGGACCCCGGAGCAGGGGCAGGCCAAGAGGAAGGGCGCTACCCTGGAGCCTGAGCAGCAACTCATGGCTGGGGACGCCTCCCTCACCCTACCCAGCCTCACTCTGCAGGACGAGGGGGCCTACATTTGCCAGATCACCACCACTCTGTACCGAGCTCAACAAATCATCCAGCTCCACGTCCAAG cttCCCCCAAAGTACGACTAAGCTTGGCAAACGAGGCTCTGCCACCCACCCTCACCTGCACCGCTGCTGGCTATTACCCTCTGGATGTGACTGTGACATGGACCCGAGAGGAGCCGGGGAGAACCCCGGTCCCAGTCTCTGGtgcctccttctccagcctccGACAAAGCGCAGCGGGCACCTAtaccatctcctcctccctgaTAGCAGAACCTGGCTCTGCAGGCGCCACCTACACCTGCCAGGTCACCCACATCTCTCTGGAAGAGCCCCTTGAGGCCAGCACCTGGGTTGCCCCACCAG AGCGGAGGATGGCCTTTGGAATCCTTGTGGCCAGCAGCCTCTTCCTTCTTGCACTGTTGTTCTTGGGGCTTCAGAGACGGCAAG
- the CD27 gene encoding CD27 antigen isoform X3 has product METTVLSAAQEERRRSTSTQVGRCPLHRPAVSTQSTGRAPWAGAMARPPPCWLWVLGTLAGLSATPAPKSCPEKHYWARGELCCPMCKPGTFLKDDCDRYGRITQCHSCISGVSFSPDYHARPHCESCRHCNSGLLIRNCTLTANTECGCPKGWQCKDKECTECDPPANPSLTPRPSQAPGPQPTHLPYAKKMLEARTVRHVQTLADFRQLPAPALSTHWPREFSPRSPLPERRHTGESRREASQKAPRAQRSLCSTDCIRIFVIFSGMFLAFTMVGALFLHQQRKYGLNKGESPAVAEPGPYSCPREEEGSAFPIQEDYRKPEPASYP; this is encoded by the exons ATGGAAACAACGGTTTTGT ctgctgcccaggAGGAGCGAAGACGAAGCACCAGCACCCAGGTGGGAAGGTGCCCGCTCCACAGGCCAGCAGTCAGCACCCAGAGCACAGGACGAGCTCCCTGGGCAGGAGCCATGGCCCGACCACCTCCCTGCTGGCTGTGGGTTCTGGGGACCCTGGCGGGGCTCTCAGCTACCCCAGCCCCCAAGAGCTGTCCAGAGAAGCACTACTGGGCTCGGGGAGAACTGTGCTGCCCGATGTGTAAGCCAG GAACGTTCCTCAAGGACGACTGTGACCGGTACGGAAGGATTACTCAGTGTCATTCATGTATATCAGGGGTTTCCTTCTCACCAGACTACCACGCCCGGCCCCACTGTGAGAGCTGTCGGCACTGTAACTCTG gtCTTCTCATTCGAAACTGCACCCTCACCGCCAACACCGAGTGTGGCTGCCCCAAGGGCTGGCAGTGCAAAGACAAGGAGTGTACCGAGTGTGATCCTCCTGCAAACCCCTCGCTGACCCCTCGCCCATCTCAGGCCCCAGGCCCACAACCCACCCACTTACCTTATGCCAAAA AGATGCTGGAGGCCAGGACAGTCCGGCACGTGCAGACTCTGGCTGACTTCAGGCAGCTGCCTGCCCCAGCTCTCTCAACCCACTGGCCACGTGAGTTTTCTCCCCGTTCCCCACTCCCAGAGAGAAGACATACAGGAGAATCCAGGAGGGAAGCCAGCCAGAAAGCTCCTCGGG CCCAAAGGTCTCTGTGCAGCACAGATTGCATCCGCATCTTTGTGATCTTCTCTGGAATGTTTCTTGCTTTCACCATGGTCGGAGCCCTGTTCCTCCATCAACAAAGAAAATATGGACTAA ACAAAGGAGAAAGTCCAGCAGTTGCAGAGCCTGGTCCTTACAGCTGCCCCAGGGAGGAAGAGGGCAGCGCCTTCCCCATCCAGGAGGATTACCGAAAACCAGAGCCAGCTTCGTACCCCTGA
- the CD27 gene encoding CD27 antigen isoform X1, which yields METTVLSAAQEERRRSTSTQVGRCPLHRPAVSTQSTGRAPWAGAMARPPPCWLWVLGTLAGLSATPAPKSCPEKHYWARGELCCPMCKPGTFLKDDCDRYGRITQCHSCISGVSFSPDYHARPHCESCRHCNSGLLIRNCTLTANTECGCPKGWQCKDKECTECDPPANPSLTPRPSQAPGPQPTHLPYAKKMLEARTVRHVQTLADFRQLPAPALSTHWPREFSPRSPLPERRHTGESRREASQKAPRAQRSLCSTDCIRIFVIFSGMFLAFTMVGALFLHQQRKYGLSKRQNTGLQSCPYTPAHHLSSATRAQTSQKPPWLHVYQPCFPPTLPPLLAGVLPPALPQLPLLCSSLLPSPLPALRPRLI from the exons ATGGAAACAACGGTTTTGT ctgctgcccaggAGGAGCGAAGACGAAGCACCAGCACCCAGGTGGGAAGGTGCCCGCTCCACAGGCCAGCAGTCAGCACCCAGAGCACAGGACGAGCTCCCTGGGCAGGAGCCATGGCCCGACCACCTCCCTGCTGGCTGTGGGTTCTGGGGACCCTGGCGGGGCTCTCAGCTACCCCAGCCCCCAAGAGCTGTCCAGAGAAGCACTACTGGGCTCGGGGAGAACTGTGCTGCCCGATGTGTAAGCCAG GAACGTTCCTCAAGGACGACTGTGACCGGTACGGAAGGATTACTCAGTGTCATTCATGTATATCAGGGGTTTCCTTCTCACCAGACTACCACGCCCGGCCCCACTGTGAGAGCTGTCGGCACTGTAACTCTG gtCTTCTCATTCGAAACTGCACCCTCACCGCCAACACCGAGTGTGGCTGCCCCAAGGGCTGGCAGTGCAAAGACAAGGAGTGTACCGAGTGTGATCCTCCTGCAAACCCCTCGCTGACCCCTCGCCCATCTCAGGCCCCAGGCCCACAACCCACCCACTTACCTTATGCCAAAA AGATGCTGGAGGCCAGGACAGTCCGGCACGTGCAGACTCTGGCTGACTTCAGGCAGCTGCCTGCCCCAGCTCTCTCAACCCACTGGCCACGTGAGTTTTCTCCCCGTTCCCCACTCCCAGAGAGAAGACATACAGGAGAATCCAGGAGGGAAGCCAGCCAGAAAGCTCCTCGGG CCCAAAGGTCTCTGTGCAGCACAGATTGCATCCGCATCTTTGTGATCTTCTCTGGAATGTTTCTTGCTTTCACCATGGTCGGAGCCCTGTTCCTCCATCAACAAAGAAAATATGGACTAAGTAAGAGACAAAATACAGGTCTCCAGTCTTGTCCCTACACCCCAGCCCaccatctcagctctgccacccgTGCCCAAACCTCGCAGAAGCCTCCCTGGCTCCATGTTTACCAACCCTGCTTCCCGCCTACTCTTCCTCCCCTCTTAGCAGGTGTCCTCCCGCCAGCCCTCCCTCAGCTGCCCCTCCTTTGCTCGTctcttctcccctcaccccttcccgCACTGCGGCCAAGACTCATCTGA
- the CD27 gene encoding CD27 antigen isoform X2 yields the protein METTVLSAAQEERRRSTSTQVGRCPLHRPAVSTQSTGRAPWAGAMARPPPCWLWVLGTLAGLSATPAPKSCPEKHYWARGELCCPMCKPGTFLKDDCDRYGRITQCHSCISGVSFSPDYHARPHCESCRHCNSGLLIRNCTLTANTECGCPKGWQCKDKECTECDPPANPSLTPRPSQAPGPQPTHLPYAKKMLEARTVRHVQTLADFRQLPAPALSTHWPPQRSLCSTDCIRIFVIFSGMFLAFTMVGALFLHQQRKYGLSKRQNTGLQSCPYTPAHHLSSATRAQTSQKPPWLHVYQPCFPPTLPPLLAGVLPPALPQLPLLCSSLLPSPLPALRPRLI from the exons ATGGAAACAACGGTTTTGT ctgctgcccaggAGGAGCGAAGACGAAGCACCAGCACCCAGGTGGGAAGGTGCCCGCTCCACAGGCCAGCAGTCAGCACCCAGAGCACAGGACGAGCTCCCTGGGCAGGAGCCATGGCCCGACCACCTCCCTGCTGGCTGTGGGTTCTGGGGACCCTGGCGGGGCTCTCAGCTACCCCAGCCCCCAAGAGCTGTCCAGAGAAGCACTACTGGGCTCGGGGAGAACTGTGCTGCCCGATGTGTAAGCCAG GAACGTTCCTCAAGGACGACTGTGACCGGTACGGAAGGATTACTCAGTGTCATTCATGTATATCAGGGGTTTCCTTCTCACCAGACTACCACGCCCGGCCCCACTGTGAGAGCTGTCGGCACTGTAACTCTG gtCTTCTCATTCGAAACTGCACCCTCACCGCCAACACCGAGTGTGGCTGCCCCAAGGGCTGGCAGTGCAAAGACAAGGAGTGTACCGAGTGTGATCCTCCTGCAAACCCCTCGCTGACCCCTCGCCCATCTCAGGCCCCAGGCCCACAACCCACCCACTTACCTTATGCCAAAA AGATGCTGGAGGCCAGGACAGTCCGGCACGTGCAGACTCTGGCTGACTTCAGGCAGCTGCCTGCCCCAGCTCTCTCAACCCACTGGCCAC CCCAAAGGTCTCTGTGCAGCACAGATTGCATCCGCATCTTTGTGATCTTCTCTGGAATGTTTCTTGCTTTCACCATGGTCGGAGCCCTGTTCCTCCATCAACAAAGAAAATATGGACTAAGTAAGAGACAAAATACAGGTCTCCAGTCTTGTCCCTACACCCCAGCCCaccatctcagctctgccacccgTGCCCAAACCTCGCAGAAGCCTCCCTGGCTCCATGTTTACCAACCCTGCTTCCCGCCTACTCTTCCTCCCCTCTTAGCAGGTGTCCTCCCGCCAGCCCTCCCTCAGCTGCCCCTCCTTTGCTCGTctcttctcccctcaccccttcccgCACTGCGGCCAAGACTCATCTGA
- the CD27 gene encoding CD27 antigen isoform X4, producing METTVLSAAQEERRRSTSTQVGRCPLHRPAVSTQSTGRAPWAGAMARPPPCWLWVLGTLAGLSATPAPKSCPEKHYWARGELCCPMCKPGLLIRNCTLTANTECGCPKGWQCKDKECTECDPPANPSLTPRPSQAPGPQPTHLPYAKKMLEARTVRHVQTLADFRQLPAPALSTHWPREFSPRSPLPERRHTGESRREASQKAPRAQRSLCSTDCIRIFVIFSGMFLAFTMVGALFLHQQRKYGLSKRQNTGLQSCPYTPAHHLSSATRAQTSQKPPWLHVYQPCFPPTLPPLLAGVLPPALPQLPLLCSSLLPSPLPALRPRLI from the exons ATGGAAACAACGGTTTTGT ctgctgcccaggAGGAGCGAAGACGAAGCACCAGCACCCAGGTGGGAAGGTGCCCGCTCCACAGGCCAGCAGTCAGCACCCAGAGCACAGGACGAGCTCCCTGGGCAGGAGCCATGGCCCGACCACCTCCCTGCTGGCTGTGGGTTCTGGGGACCCTGGCGGGGCTCTCAGCTACCCCAGCCCCCAAGAGCTGTCCAGAGAAGCACTACTGGGCTCGGGGAGAACTGTGCTGCCCGATGTGTAAGCCAG gtCTTCTCATTCGAAACTGCACCCTCACCGCCAACACCGAGTGTGGCTGCCCCAAGGGCTGGCAGTGCAAAGACAAGGAGTGTACCGAGTGTGATCCTCCTGCAAACCCCTCGCTGACCCCTCGCCCATCTCAGGCCCCAGGCCCACAACCCACCCACTTACCTTATGCCAAAA AGATGCTGGAGGCCAGGACAGTCCGGCACGTGCAGACTCTGGCTGACTTCAGGCAGCTGCCTGCCCCAGCTCTCTCAACCCACTGGCCACGTGAGTTTTCTCCCCGTTCCCCACTCCCAGAGAGAAGACATACAGGAGAATCCAGGAGGGAAGCCAGCCAGAAAGCTCCTCGGG CCCAAAGGTCTCTGTGCAGCACAGATTGCATCCGCATCTTTGTGATCTTCTCTGGAATGTTTCTTGCTTTCACCATGGTCGGAGCCCTGTTCCTCCATCAACAAAGAAAATATGGACTAAGTAAGAGACAAAATACAGGTCTCCAGTCTTGTCCCTACACCCCAGCCCaccatctcagctctgccacccgTGCCCAAACCTCGCAGAAGCCTCCCTGGCTCCATGTTTACCAACCCTGCTTCCCGCCTACTCTTCCTCCCCTCTTAGCAGGTGTCCTCCCGCCAGCCCTCCCTCAGCTGCCCCTCCTTTGCTCGTctcttctcccctcaccccttcccgCACTGCGGCCAAGACTCATCTGA